AACATGACCCATCACACATACCCAGACGCTACAGCCTTATAGGACACTTACAGACTTAACTGCAAACCATAAAAACGTTTAACAGGAAGCTAAGCTAGAAAGACAACAGGGAGCTCAAAGACATTGCAGACAAGCCGAGACAGACAGTTAAATATGCAATGACACCACAGCAAGGAAATGCGTTAAACGTCTTTTGCAGTATTAAATTCATAGGACGATAAACTTGAGTAAAAGGAGTACAAAGCATTTAAAACATCAGCATAAGCTGTAGCAATGTGATTCAAATACTAGCAACGAAGTCACTGCCTAACAACGAAGTTCCCAAAGTAATTTTTACCGCCTCAAAGCTGCAGATCATCTGTTGGTCTCACCGAGCAGCCTGCTGTGCTGCTGCATGCCCTGGATCCACGACACTCTTTGCCAGCATGTAGGTCCTGGCGTTGAGGTTCTTCATGCTCTCAATAATCTGCTCATGGACATCAACACGATTGGTTGTCATGATGAGAGTCCCCGTCACTGAATCAATCTTGGCATCTAGCTTGGAACTCTTGACCATGTTCATTATCCACAACTCGGCTTCATCATAGGTCatgttcagcttctccgcaagcacaCCAATATCGATGCAGCGATGTATACGGCAGTAGGTCTCAAAGATGAACAAGCGAGCATTCTCAAGGAACTCGTCTCTCAGAGGAACAGCAATGCCATTCCTCTCTTCGACGCGCTTCCCCAGGAAAGGATCATTCAGTATAACCTGCTCGCACTCGACGAGCTTCTGCTGAGCGCCATCAAAATCATACTTGACATACAGGCACTCCAGGAACTCAATGATGGGATCCTtgtagctgttctgctcctgctggATGACCTTGATGAGTTCCTTAAGCATGTTCCTTCTCCTCTTGTTGACAACAACTGCAGCAGCAAGGTACCTCAGAAGATGGGGAGCGTTGGTCTGGATAGCATTGAGGTACCTGTCCTGGAAGAAGAGGTCGATGATCCCGTTCCTTCCATTCTCATGGTTGAAGAAGATGAAGAGGCTCCAGTGCATCAGCCATATCCTGCTGTGGAGCTGGTTGACAGGCGACGAGGTGAAGCTGCTGGAATCAATCATCTCCTTGAGCCTGTTGAGCTCCTCCTGCGCGACATCCCAGTTCTGCATCAGTATCTCCGCCGCCAGCTTCCCCCACAGGGCGCTGAGGCTCCTCTCGCTGTTGGTGCACAGAGCGCGGTACTGGGACAGGAAATCGGCGGCGTCCGAGTACATCCCGCACTCGTACTGGAACTTGGCGTACTGGTAGAGGGCCTCGATCTGGTCCGGGCCGATCTGGTGGCGCTCCTGGAGCATGTGGAGGTTGTACTGCTTGTCGGCGTGGAGCTCCTGCACGAGCTGCGGGCTGGAGAGGAAGGCGACGATGGGCGCGACGGCCTCCTGGAGGGCCCGGAGCCTCTCGACGACCTCGGAGCGCCGGGCGACCATGTCGGCGGGGACGTCGTCGGTGCCGTGGAGCGACTTGTGGATGTCCATGGCGTAGTCGACCATGTTGGTACCGCCGAGGAGGCGGATCTTGCCACGCAGGATCTCCTCGTCGGCGTAGACCCCGCGCTCCTGGAGGAACTCCAGCACGGGGAGCACCAGGTGGGGGTCCATCCACGCCGCCACGCTCGCCGTCAGGTCGTGCTCCGCCATGGCTGTCTCGGGCGACGGGATGCTAGGGTTTCTAGGGtttgtgggtggcggcggcgggtggagggagggagggaagggGAGACTGGCTGGCACGGGAGAGGTATGCGATTCTTGCTATAAGTCGGAAAGAAAGCAAGACGTGGACCTAGTTCCCTCCCACCGTATGGGCCGGGCCAATTGCCGATCTTAGTGGGCCGATTACACAGAGAGCCCGAAGCTATTTTTTTCCACCTTCAGAGACAGTTGTCCCGGTTCGGTGCCTCAGAGCATGGATAATAATATAGCCcttctcaaaaaataaaaaatatagccagcagctggctgtaACATATTGTCATGTCATTTACAGCCAATATAATAGCTAACATGTATAATAGTTGGCTATAAAAAAGTACTACTTTGTCAACATATGGCCCACCTTCCATCCTCAAAGCTTCTTGGAACTTGTGCTGCAGTCGGCTGTAAGtctacagcccgcttcccttctctcttcccttctctcttccaacTAAGCAATAATGCAATATTTAAATCCTTACATCCCGCTTACGcaccttattatacttgctcttagGACATGTACAATGGTTCAATCTTAGAAAACGCCACGTAGAATAAATGATGAGGCGGgggagagagaaatcataagaaaaggcttgtcttttcttatttaagagaagacaagagatgaactCTTAACGcaatatgtctcaccacgtttGAAAGAATAGCTAGCTATTGAAAAAAAAGCTAAGAGATGATCCATTGTAGacatttttttgtcatctctaaattacatgcaagacttaagataagactatcttatccaccattgtacatgcccttaggcgTCCAAACAGTTCTCGGCGTTCAAGTACCCCCGCTCCTAGGCTAGCCCAAGAAGAACGCTACACTCAATTGCATTCGACCagtttctgaaagtgcaactatccctaggtggttttggtaattcataacaacatatagctcattgagctaatgctattccaagactattatttcaggaaagctcaatgaatggcatggcatggatgatgaaagtggatccctcaaaatatcaaggacaaaggattggctcaaactcaaaagctcaagactcttcattttacattttagtgatccaagatcacattgagtctatagaaaaagccaatactatcaaggagggatgaagtgttgcttaatgagcctcttgcctcatgtgcttagtgatatgctccaaataccctcaactactttctcacatcctcatatgacctaaagccaaagtcaaaatcggtcccaccgattctttctatccgacgccaccgagttcaaatgtcatagccactgccacaaaccctaggcaaatcggtctcaccgatagggatctcggtctcaccgagatgggattgtaatctctctgtttcccttcgtaacgtttcgatctaaccaaagtgagtgatcggtcccaccgagattgcaatgtaaactctctgtttccttttcgtaacatttcggtctcaccgaaaagagcgaatcggtcccaccgagtttacctgaccatatcggtcctaccgagttgcatgtcagtcccaccaaaaatcctaacggtcactaggtttactaaatcggtccgactgagtttgttgattcggtcccaccgagattggtaaattgtgtgtaacggttagattttgtgtggaggctatatatacacctccacctcctcttcattcgtggagagagccgtcagaacaaacctacacttccaacttaccagttctgagagagaactacctactcatgtgttgagaccaagatattccattcctaccatatgaatcttgatctctagccttccccaagttgctttccactcaaatcttctttccaccagatccaaatcttatgagagagagttgagtgttggggagactatcatttgaagcacaagagcaaggagttcatcatcaacgcaccatttgttacttcttggagagtggtgtctcctagattggctaggtgtcacttgggagcctccgacaagattgtggagttgaaccaaggagtttgtaagggcaaggagatcgcctacttcgtgaagatctaccgctagtgaggcaagtccttcgtgggcgacggccatggtgggatagacaaggttgcttcttcgtggacccttcatgggtggagccgtccgtggactcgcgcaaccgttacccttcgtgggttgaagtctccatcaacgtggatgtacgatagcaccacctatcggaaccacgacaaaaacatctgtgtctccaattgcgtttgaatcctccaaacccttccctttactttcttgcaagttgcatgctttaatttccgctgcctatatactctttgcatgtttgcttgaattgtgtgatgattgcttgacttgtccaaagattgctaaaatctgccaaactctaaaattgggaaaaggttaagtttttaattggtcaagtagtctaatcaccccctctagacatacttcaaggtcctacaagtggtatcagagctttgatctccatttgctttgatttccatagcttttggtggtcatagccttggtttcacaacctaggagagtatggtgtctagcgagggaaattatcaccgtagaggtccttactttgatggcactaattttgctagttggaagcataagatgaaaatgcatattcttggacataaccccgccgtttggacaCATCCAacttgaattctttgatgggagagagccaaaccgtgaagctagagcgcatgaattgaagatgctgcaatacaacgctcaagcttgtgatatcctcttcaacggtttatgccctgaagaattcaacaaaatcagccgtcttgagaatgcaaaggaaatttgggacactttgattgatatgcatgaaggtaccgactccgtcaaggaatccaagttggatgtgctccaaaatcagcttgataagttcaaaatgaaggatggtgaaggtgtcgctgaaatgtactctaggcttgctcttatcacaaatgagattgccggcttaggaagtgaagagatgaccgaaagattcatcatcaagaagatcctaagagcattgcatggaaaatatgataccgtgtgcacattaattcaaatgatgcccaattacaagaatctcaagccaacggaggtcattggtactcatgagatgtcactcaaggataaggagaaaCTTCacgacaagtcaagtggtgcttacaaagcctcatgtgaagcccccacaccatcaagtgagaaacaaacctttaatgaagaattgagcttaatggcgaagaatttcaacaaattctacaagagtagaagcaaagaaagaagctctaagtcaaggtcctacaatgacaaaagatcttctagtcaagagcgcaattgctacaattgtgggagacccggacactattccaatgagtgtacggcaccctacaaaagaagagaagattctcctaaaagaagaagtagaagagaagaatcaccaccaagagagaggaggagtagagatgatcattatgaacgaagaacatcccggagaagcaaggattcggaaaggaaggacaagtcatcaaagagctacacaaaacgaagacatcaagctcatgttggtgaatgggtatccggttccgactctgaacatcactccgagagaagctatcactctgactccgaacatactcaagatgaaggtgttgccggtctagcacttgtgtcaaccaactcctacgacatatttgaatcaccaaatgaaggaattggaagatgcttcatggctaaaggccctaaggtaactcatcccgagtatgctgatttcaatagtgatgaagatgacttgttaggtgatgatgatttacttattgacaactctagtgatgaatactatgatgaaacgtcaattaatcatgctaatcaagataaatgaatgacaatgataaggagaagattgaacttctaactaaagaactaaacactcttaagttagctcatgaaactatcttcgaagatcatcgagaacttttaagggctcatgagaagttacgctttgtaaagctcaatcttgagcaagagcatgagttcttaaaagcaatcaatgatgatctccgcaagaaaagttcttcttacattgccaagcgtttactcttatctacttacatgcctcaagtcaagtctagtaacaagaacaagaaagattcttcctctagtagtaacaataacaatgctaaatccaatattgttgcttctagtagttctcttgattccactaatgattctcttagccaagttacacttgagcaagaaaatagcttattgaagggaattatagagaaaggtgtatacaagagccttgccgagagtaagcaattcgaggaaattgtacgcaagcaaggaaggcaccggaagaatcaaggtgttggttttgaacgaaagttcaatgccaatggagttgagtgggaagaagattaataccccaagacgaagtttgttcctcaacaagagaagtatgatcctacttccttcaagggaacacaagcacaagatgatcttccaccacaatactacaagaacaaaggcaaggacaagcttcaagaggagattgatgcatttgaagaagcacctaaggccttggtcaagtgggttcccaagactacgtcaagttctacttcatcaagcacaactactacaccaaggattcccatcaagatgatgtggatcccgaagaagaagaactagagagttcttgagggtgactccgccaacattcttcactcatatcattatggcaaggacaagtgcaatcaacttccacatcttgccctagttcaaggagtcacaaaccctcatgttggtaaggcaagggacaaggtaacctaatgttttcatggacatcattttgtgtgtgcatcactctatgtctgtggatattcttgtttgttccttgtgggactaacccttgtaggtattgaaagcgcaactcactccaaaggattgctccaaaagatctacataaacattgagcatccacatcttcaacacctacatgaagtcatcatcgacaaaacccaaggttagtttatccctctaaggggggatctcacatctagggggagcttaactctaagaattgagtcaaagcaactctaatggtgtgaacacatcaatgcattatgtaaaagtggtaaccccacttgagcttaaacgatgagtatgacctatgatcaaatgttctcatttgactcctaagtcaatatactcatatatatatgacctagtcatcgccaattgtttgatagatgctagaattggttgtgcatgctttgccacatatttcatttttcattttattgtgtgagcatgttggctgcatattttactcattcgaggacatccacttgttgttttgattgattggattCTTTTTCTttagccaagtggatggacaagaatgcctaagaaccttctctagatacctatgattttctcgtctcaaactctattcatgctacatcacaaaatttgatcaagtcagattcgaaccaccctgtgtgaggagcactcggagtccccgattcgtcatagacttaaacttccaaaacttctttgtgattttcggtctgaccgattcctccatttcggtcctaccgagatcactaagtcgatctagggtttccatctcggtgcaaccgatttgaacttttcgatcacaccgagttgttgtaactgttaacagttatgcatctcggtgccaccaagttgttccactcggtcacaccgacagtgatgGGCTATATATATACTTACaggcaaattttggaaaactttctccgaaactcctcgcccgcgcatagctcgctctgcctactaggtctacggatcgtcgactTCATCGCCAACCGCCTCCTGTCgctagtctccgccgccgtcaacggaattcacccccgccgttgccgtcgtagcgagttcatcgccaaactagggtatgaactcgatcacagtgctatcctcgtctgattctcagcgcattgtgttcattatgcatctttccacgattgaaacacttctatccagtcaaaacaatccttagaatagatgtgattcgaaaatttagggttaggtttccgccgaaaccatctcggacccaccgagttgaaatactcggtcccaccgatttggctaacgccattgcactagtaagactcggtctgaccgagaattgctaatcggtgtgaccgattttagaactttgtgaaaccctagaagtctcggtgccactaaactgtgactcggtctgaccgagttcactagtttaggttccaaaactgcttcggtatcaccgagtttgaaaatcggtagatctgaaatgctttctgtggaaactaaaactaagttttttgaatcattcttttgcaaaaatctctgcattttgtgatgctcatccactctatctcatatataactattcacagggtcagcagtcagtgtgtgcagcatgtcagaccaaagtgatagtcagaacaagtcagcagagcagattcacatgagtgagggcactagtccctcaagttcttcagatgaaggcaacagaagtactcctagcaatttgcccaaagcagccacaagagcaagaaggaagagaacctcagactcagaggatgaggactatgtggcagctgaagatgaggctacttccaagaaggtagtgctcaagaggGAGTACagctcaactgcagtaaagccaggcatgaagatcaaaaggcatgcaggaagacaaccaatgtctaaagccagaggatcaactcaagtacctgaaaaagcctgatcccaaagagccagctactgaaggaaagaaaaggaaggaaagggtcaagaagaccatggccagagttgttggtcaaccttccatgatggaagaagaagaagaggttgctgaaccagcacccaaggcacaaaagctgatgggtgatgctataaagtcaggggctgcaacatcaaagcccaaagaagcacccaaagctgcccccaagcccaagattgcaccaaagaggaataccaggagtataccagcagctgagaagaacaaggccccaatgcctgaggttgctgctgaggaagatgaagaagggcagatcttaaggaagctcaaacccaagattccagatcacaatgatgctcatccagtggctgaaaaTATGAAGCTAAGGAAGGATGCATGGCTCAGGTAGTGGAGATTGTCaggtccatatgccaccaggagaaggactgttgtagaTTACGGGTTccataccaaggagcagcaggacttctatgagacaaacttgttggacaagaagcccatagtgtgtgatatgagatgggtcgactagacctacatgaaagagaatgaagaacactatcctggagtgcaagacagttttgttgcttgtggagttgcagattttgttgggcagaagctcaccaactggaatgatgaactcattatgcaattctactccataacacatttctatccagatggcaggatagtttggatgtctggaggtacaaggtaccagtcaaccattgaggaatgggcaaatctgatcaatgccctaaaggagagtgaagatgacttggacatttatgccaagaagaaaatggatcataactcaatgtcacatatgtacaaggagatcccggaTGATGCACTTGAGAttttcaagtttggatcagttcattttcttctgtcagggctgccaacgatcaactggatcttaaggcacactcttttgcccaaatcaggtgaccacaacatgattagagggcatgcaattaacttgctacatgtatttgatgtgccacagaaattcaaggtcatgagcctcatagttgaaactatcaagaggacaacaacagaccagaagaggagttgtggatatgccccacaaattcaggagttgattaactcaaagatgggcacaggaaaatatcttttggataaggaacattttgctctctatccagactttgaggacaatcaagttgtaatgaatgagaatgaaccattatc
Above is a window of Triticum dicoccoides isolate Atlit2015 ecotype Zavitan chromosome 5B, WEW_v2.0, whole genome shotgun sequence DNA encoding:
- the LOC119310781 gene encoding eukaryotic translation initiation factor 3 subunit E-like; the protein is MAEHDLTASVAAWMDPHLVLPVLEFLQERGVYADEEILRGKIRLLGGTNMVDYAMDIHKSLHGTDDVPADMVARRSEVVERLRALQEAVAPIVAFLSSPQLVQELHADKQYNLHMLQERHQIGPDQIEALYQYAKFQYECGMYSDAADFLSQYRALCTNSERSLSALWGKLAAEILMQNWDVAQEELNRLKEMIDSSSFTSSPVNQLHSRIWLMHWSLFIFFNHENGRNGIIDLFFQDRYLNAIQTNAPHLLRYLAAAVVVNKRRRNMLKELIKVIQQEQNSYKDPIIEFLECLYVKYDFDGAQQKLVECEQVILNDPFLGKRVEERNGIAVPLRDEFLENARLFIFETYCRIHRCIDIGVLAEKLNMTYDEAELWIMNMVKSSKLDAKIDSVTGTLIMTTNRVDVHEQIIESMKNLNARTYMLAKSVVDPGHAAAQQAAR